A genomic window from Thiomonas arsenitoxydans includes:
- a CDS encoding methyl-accepting chemotaxis protein, translated as MREDRERVLQAVLDLISGKGEAALRDIDLIDADDWVRKLGGVRQMLLHGVDALRTTTQSLAFAESRTAGFDHDIHGLSQRVGDMAARLQGAALQTHTAQTQLDDLRSRVDATTESVEHSEKSISTTLEEVADVSRFISNTEAKLTGFVDAVRSVETLTAGISEIASQTNLLALNAAIEAARAGEHGRGFAVVADEVRNLARKTARITHEIEELTHNLRDQSSDVGTDMARSVQRVQRVGALVTNTGETLVEVKSMLGKVRTVTTEQTALMRQLVSDADRQRLDAEQAAALMQVLVQRFEAMMTLIRTSREQLKTGVTAVSKWLDPAVTLRVSLAMHYQWIGQLLTAAQKQEKIDMDVSNFHGCFFGKWYFGAGAGYFGSDAGFVGVDSVHQDVHRTGQALVEAIRTDNTARTTELATRLEALSDTITDRLEALMRQIP; from the coding sequence GTGCGCGAAGACCGCGAACGGGTGCTGCAAGCCGTGCTCGATTTGATCAGCGGCAAGGGCGAAGCCGCGCTGCGCGACATCGACCTGATCGACGCCGACGACTGGGTGCGCAAGCTCGGCGGCGTGCGGCAGATGTTGCTGCACGGCGTGGACGCGCTGCGCACCACCACCCAGTCGCTCGCGTTCGCCGAAAGCCGCACCGCCGGTTTCGACCACGACATCCACGGCCTGTCGCAGCGGGTGGGCGATATGGCGGCGCGGCTGCAAGGCGCAGCCCTGCAAACCCACACCGCGCAAACCCAGCTCGACGATTTGCGCAGCCGGGTCGACGCCACCACTGAATCGGTCGAGCACAGTGAAAAATCCATTTCCACCACGCTTGAAGAAGTGGCCGATGTGTCGCGTTTCATTTCCAACACCGAAGCCAAGCTCACCGGCTTTGTCGATGCGGTGCGCTCAGTCGAGACGCTCACTGCGGGCATCAGCGAAATCGCCTCGCAGACCAATCTGCTGGCGCTCAACGCCGCCATCGAGGCCGCCAGAGCTGGCGAACACGGGCGCGGCTTTGCCGTGGTGGCCGACGAGGTGCGCAATCTGGCGCGCAAAACTGCCCGCATCACCCACGAAATCGAAGAACTCACCCATAACCTGCGCGACCAGTCGTCCGACGTCGGCACCGACATGGCGCGCTCGGTGCAACGGGTGCAGCGTGTCGGCGCCTTGGTCACCAACACCGGCGAAACACTGGTCGAGGTCAAGAGCATGCTCGGCAAGGTACGCACCGTCACGACCGAGCAGACCGCTCTGATGCGCCAACTGGTCAGCGACGCCGACCGCCAGCGCCTGGATGCCGAACAGGCCGCCGCGCTGATGCAGGTGCTGGTGCAACGCTTCGAGGCCATGATGACCCTCATCCGCACCTCACGCGAGCAGCTCAAGACCGGCGTCACCGCGGTGTCGAAGTGGCTTGACCCCGCCGTCACCCTGCGGGTCTCGCTGGCCATGCACTACCAGTGGATCGGCCAGTTGCTCACCGCGGCGCAGAAGCAAGAGAAGATCGACATGGATGTGTCGAACTTCCACGGCTGCTTCTTCGGCAAGTGGTACTTCGGTGCGGGCGCGGGCTACTTTGGCAGCGATGCCGGCTTTGTCGGCGTCGATTCCGTTCACCAGGACGTGCACCGCACCGGCCAGGCACTGGTCGAAGCCATCCGCACCGACAACACTGCCCGCACCACCGAGCTGGCCACCCGGCTGGAAGCCTTGAGCGACACCATCACCGACCGTCTGGAAGCGCTGATGCGCCAGATTCCCTGA
- a CDS encoding methyl-accepting chemotaxis protein translates to MDTTPSAPPAEASSNTPAEFLQHLLTQRPVDLRQTAPQGCGAGLDEFLALVTHLVDTTTHNATGVAYGIARISFEARTATQDAQRHAKEQTERIGAMGESLETFIRGIVGVQGQTEALRADSQSITLLSTRGAREAHEANAVFEQLAQTTSQNQTEIQALGKGFAQVTAVTQVIKDIAQKTSLLALNANIEAARVGEAGRGFAVVAEEIRKLAMNTQQSVQSIATFAAEVSRSLQVVTQSTQQFAAQMDNGKALATAMSANFQDIARNIEAMNSGVNKVYTQLGHEVDAVRTISGQFAALSSTVQASANQTIATSERIADEVQQSLNASQTLFEAATQFVTASKTSQVMRDLDAVCKEIEAALAQALASGALTEQALWDEQYEPVPGTKPQKFRTRFTEFIKSRIQPIEDAWLGKSEQYRFALLVDRNGYAAAHNSVFDRPLTGDYATDLAGNRSMRLFNDPVGLAAAQNTNPYLLQVYARDTGEIMQELSRPVSVGGRHWGAVRLAFI, encoded by the coding sequence ATGGATACCACGCCCTCAGCACCCCCAGCAGAAGCCAGTAGCAACACCCCGGCGGAATTTCTGCAGCACTTGCTCACCCAGCGCCCGGTCGACCTGCGGCAAACGGCGCCCCAAGGATGCGGTGCGGGTCTGGATGAATTCCTCGCCCTGGTCACGCATCTGGTCGATACCACCACGCACAACGCCACCGGGGTGGCCTACGGCATTGCGCGCATCAGCTTCGAGGCGCGCACCGCCACGCAGGACGCGCAAAGGCATGCGAAGGAGCAGACCGAGCGCATCGGCGCCATGGGCGAAAGCCTGGAAACCTTCATCCGCGGCATCGTCGGGGTGCAGGGCCAGACCGAGGCGTTGCGGGCCGATTCGCAAAGCATCACCCTGCTCAGCACGCGCGGCGCGCGCGAGGCGCATGAGGCCAATGCGGTGTTCGAGCAACTGGCGCAGACCACGAGCCAGAACCAGACCGAAATTCAGGCGCTCGGCAAAGGCTTTGCGCAAGTCACCGCGGTCACGCAAGTCATCAAGGACATCGCGCAGAAAACCAGCCTGCTGGCGCTCAACGCCAATATCGAAGCCGCCCGCGTGGGCGAGGCTGGACGCGGCTTTGCCGTGGTGGCCGAAGAAATCCGCAAGCTGGCGATGAACACGCAGCAATCGGTGCAGAGCATCGCCACCTTCGCCGCCGAAGTCAGCCGCAGCCTGCAAGTGGTCACGCAATCGACCCAGCAGTTCGCCGCGCAGATGGACAACGGCAAAGCGCTGGCCACAGCCATGTCGGCCAATTTCCAGGACATCGCCCGCAACATCGAGGCGATGAATTCCGGCGTGAACAAGGTTTACACCCAACTCGGTCACGAGGTGGACGCCGTGCGCACCATTAGCGGCCAGTTCGCCGCACTGTCCAGCACGGTACAGGCCAGCGCCAACCAGACCATCGCCACCAGCGAGCGCATTGCCGACGAAGTGCAGCAGTCGCTCAACGCCAGCCAGACCTTGTTCGAGGCGGCCACGCAATTCGTCACCGCCTCGAAAACCAGCCAGGTGATGCGCGATCTCGACGCCGTTTGCAAAGAGATCGAGGCCGCACTCGCTCAGGCGCTGGCCAGCGGCGCGCTCACCGAGCAGGCGCTGTGGGACGAACAGTACGAGCCGGTGCCCGGAACCAAGCCGCAGAAATTCCGCACCCGCTTCACCGAGTTCATCAAAAGCCGCATCCAGCCCATCGAAGACGCCTGGCTGGGCAAGAGCGAGCAATACCGCTTTGCGCTGCTGGTGGACCGCAACGGCTACGCCGCGGCACACAACAGCGTGTTCGATCGCCCGCTGACCGGCGACTACGCCACCGATCTGGCGGGCAACCGCTCCATGCGACTGTTCAACGACCCGGTGGGTCTGGCCGCCGCGCAAAACACCAACCCCTATCTGCTGCAGGTCTATGCCCGCGATACCGGCGAGATCATGCAGGAGCTATCGCGCCCGGTGAGCGTGGGCGGCCGTCATTGGGGCGCCGTGCGGCTGGCGTTTATTTGA
- a CDS encoding chemotaxis protein, whose product MNSNVLQEVDERSNLAGTNKFELLLFRLGEEPQSSRRELFGINVFKVREALVMPQVTVMPGAPKHVLGVANIRGQIIPVIDLPAVVGCVPKTGLNILVVTEYERSVQGFAVEEVEEIVRLEWSKVLSAEANAVGGMVTSIARLEDDQTTRLALVLDVEKVLRDVLPSRVHEVKDTHNMGPALGLKPGAVILTADDSYVARAQIEKALQALHAPFVSTKTGKEAWERLQTLANEARAEGKRIEDKVQLVLTDLEMPEMDGFTLTRHIKQDERFKNIPVVIHSSLSGSANEDHARSVGADAYVAKFVADELAQTIRKAIAAHA is encoded by the coding sequence ATGAATTCCAACGTCTTGCAAGAAGTCGACGAGCGTTCCAACCTCGCTGGCACCAATAAATTCGAACTGCTGCTGTTTCGCCTTGGCGAAGAGCCGCAATCGTCGCGGCGCGAGCTGTTCGGCATCAATGTATTCAAGGTGCGCGAGGCGCTGGTGATGCCGCAGGTCACCGTCATGCCCGGTGCGCCCAAGCATGTGCTGGGCGTGGCCAATATCCGCGGGCAGATCATCCCCGTTATCGACCTGCCGGCCGTGGTCGGCTGCGTGCCCAAGACCGGGCTGAACATTCTGGTGGTCACCGAGTACGAGCGCTCGGTGCAGGGTTTCGCGGTGGAAGAGGTTGAAGAAATCGTGCGGCTGGAATGGAGCAAGGTGCTGTCGGCCGAGGCCAATGCCGTGGGCGGCATGGTCACCAGCATCGCCCGCCTGGAAGACGATCAGACCACCCGGCTGGCGCTGGTGCTCGACGTGGAAAAGGTGCTGCGCGACGTGCTGCCCTCACGCGTGCATGAGGTGAAAGACACCCACAATATGGGCCCGGCGCTGGGGCTGAAGCCCGGCGCGGTCATTCTCACGGCCGACGACTCCTATGTGGCCCGTGCGCAGATTGAGAAGGCCTTGCAGGCACTGCACGCGCCCTTCGTCAGCACCAAAACCGGCAAGGAAGCCTGGGAGCGCCTGCAAACCCTGGCGAACGAGGCGCGCGCCGAAGGCAAGCGCATCGAAGACAAGGTGCAGCTGGTGCTCACCGACCTGGAAATGCCCGAGATGGACGGCTTCACCCTCACCCGCCACATCAAGCAGGACGAGCGCTTCAAGAACATTCCGGTGGTCATCCACTCCTCGCTGTCGGGCTCGGCCAATGAGGACCATGCCCGCAGCGTGGGCGCCGATGCCTATGTGGCGAAGTTCGTCGCCGACGAATTGGCGCAGACCATTCGCAAGGCGATTGCCGCGCACGCCTGA